AATTACTTCATGATTGAAGAATCTTGCAGTGTTTGAACTTTCCATGGCTGGAAGCAACAAAGCATCAATGAAGTAGCATCCAGGCTCTACTGTTATCACCTACATAAACAGGCCCCACAAAAATGGAACAATGATTAttctaatatattttctatAGCATATATTAAAGTTCTGGCAAACTTTATAGACATATCACAGAAAGGCCCAAGTACAGAAATCAAGCAGTTGAGCAAACCATAGTAGATAACTGTAACATCAATTTATATTAGTCTCAAAGCAGTCCTTCAGGCGCCAAAAGAAAAACTGATTAGTAATTAAATGAAAGAATCCAATTGAACACAGCAGAATAAAAGAAACGAATTCCTTCCAAATAATATGCAAGACATGACCTAACATTTCTATGCATTTCCACTCCATAGCATTAGGAGTTTACGAGTCTAACAGAATATGACCCTTATGATAAAGTATCTACCAAGGCAATTAAACAAATCATAGATCATAATAGCAATTATGTATCCCAGACAAACATGCTTGGCACGTGATGCGATATAAATGTAAATATTTCAGTTTCAACTTCCATTTAAATAAGTTAATCTTGAGAAGTTAGAACTTCTCATACCAAATACaagataaaacaataataaaagtcCAAGGCATATTTTAACAAATTCTGATTTTGACCTATGTAACATATCTAAATGAAAACATGGTAACAAAAATCTGAAGGAAATCATACAACTTCATAGTTATCAAACGCAACACATGCTTTTAACTTGGGTCACAGATTTCAGAAAACAGATCAGCCCCCGTTTGGCCACCAAtccctttctcttttctcctttcTATCCAAAAAAGTGTAACTCCTTTAttcacattaacaaacaactttcttcacttttcactcacaaaaaaaaaaaaattcaaaagtcattccacctttatatcatatcaacccATTCCTTTCTCCTCTCACAAAGGTTGGCCAAACAACCCCTAATCTCCAACAAATATGATTTGATTCTGTtaccaaaaaggaaaagaaaaaggacaattCCGTCGACTGAAAAAATTCATTACTAACCATTCCCTCCTGGAGCTCTCTAATTGTACGTAATGCCCTCAATCCAGGTTCTTTTTGTCTCTCCATTCCCTGCAGAAAATGCCAAGTTTCCAAGCAATCAAGGAAAATATAATACTAAACATATATCATATGAACAGTACTTGATAATTATAAATTGAAACAAGAAATACAAACTGAAAAGCGTAAGCAGAAATATTATTCACAAAGACCTTTAAGTAGCCCCCTGGATCATGTGTGTCAATACCAAGGAAATGCCCTAGGCCATGAGGCATGAAAACGGCACCCAATCGTTCAGCCATCATATCGTCCACATTGCTAGAACCAATGACCACAACTAAACATGAATCGAAAACTTCCCTTCTAATAAGAATAAGAAGTTGCAAGTAACTGAAGATAAATCATTGAGAAAACAGATGCTACCCAACAATGATGGATCCTTTCTTCAATGACTCGAGGATAACTTTCTCTGCTaatctgcaatttttttaaggagGAAAAAAGAGAATGTAAGATGCAGAATTGCATGCCCAGGAGATGATCTAGGCAACTTGAACCAGGATCAAGGGAATATAGCGATAGATTATGACTGCATCTTTCTATTTAGTAAAGAATGTAGCTAACCTTGATAAAACAAATAGCTTTTTTCTCTTAAGAAATGAAATTGTAAATAGAATGAAAGTAACGCCTGTACACCAACACTTCTAGAAGATGATGTCCAGTTTCCAGAATACCACATCAGACCACAATGATCGATATTACATTGGAATCTCTACACTCAATAAGTAAAAGCTTCTTCGACATTTCTTGGCTACCATAGTTTGTTTAGGCTTTGATTGCacgaggattttttttttccccctttttttctgTAATTCAATGTAAGGTTCTCCACACATTCTAATGAACAAAACAAACCACTCCATTTCAATCCTTTCATATATGCGGTATTTTCCTCGTGGTTCCCTAAAGTGGGCATCCCATCCCTCCTGTAATTTTCCTTTGTTAACCTTATAACACACACAGAAAGACATTGTAATTATTTTAACAGAAAATATCAGTTCCACACTTACATGTGCATATCAACCCAGTTTACGCCAGGTTTCATTGAAGATATGACAGCATTGTGTGCTTCAAGGACAGCctgcgaaaaataaaaaaataaataaaaataaaaaaaaaagaaagaagaagaaagaaagaaagaaagaaacacacacagagagaggaGAAAATTAGGTCCAAATGCTTAGGTTGATACTGCTCTCAAAGTAAAGCACTTACATTATATATGAGTGACTGATCGCCAGTAAACTTCCCATTCACCTGCACAGAAAATTTAAAGCAATGAAAATTTTCTAACAATAGGGGAAGATCAAACAACTAGGTTTTGTTCCTAGTAGCATAAGGAGAATTTTCTACTTCTATACTATCTATTACTTCTCACTATTTAGATGACCTTGAATATAAATCTGCATCACAAGTATACTCTTCTACTCCAAAAATCCTCATCAAATCAAGACTCTAATTTTAAACCCTCTCTAAGATTACAATGGATTTCTTAATGAAAGGATCATTGTGGTTACTCATAAAATCAGAAGAAGTCAAAGAATAAAGTATGTATGATGATGACAATGAAACGAATAAAAGGATCATTATGGTTGTGTGATGGTTACTCGTAAAAACTAATATCTAACTTTAAACTTGCAAGTAAAAAGGCCAAACTCACAGGAAACGAACAAGTTATGTCAGAACCATAAAAATGATATTCAGCTCCCATATCAAGCAATGCCATATCTCCATCTTCCAAGGTCTGCACAAAGGAGATTACAAGGATTTTAAAACTCCAAAAAATACTTCTGCCAGTTAAGGAGATTTATTTAGACAACTTGAATTCTTTAATTGGCCCCAaggagagggggagggggagatttgaactaatgacctccgcttcatgaggcgtaatcctgaaccgattgagctacccattGGGGTAATTAGACAACTTGAATTGAGAAACTCCAAAGAATAAAGACCTCAGTCATTAAGCAATTAAGCATAGTTTATGCATTAAGACAATATAAAAGGTTCTATAATGTATCAAGTCTAAAACCATTGAACCTACATACCCTCTCATTTGGAGCCGCTGCATGCCCATAGTGGAGCACAGCACTGTGTAATAAAACAATATGTCCGTTAACAAACATTTCTATGATGGATGTAAAATTCTATATCAATACATCTCTACTCATAATTTACTTTTCCATTTACACAACAGTTagaatcttcaaaaaaaaaaaaaagactcaatATGTTTGCCAGCTAGTCTGCAAAATTTCATAATAATATGTACAAACTCTAGTTCAATCTGTACTCAAGCAAAACCAGTTAAAAAATATTGGACAATATAGGGCATGTCCACATTTCAAAATGATCAGATATTATAACGAAAatttaaattcagaaaacaCAATTCATCtgtttgtattttattatttttcctataataatGAGAAGTTATGTCCCTAACAGCATGCACCAAGGTTTCAGTAATGTGCAGAAGAGCACTTAGCACCACATGCATAGAAAATAAACCTTGAGAACTACAGAGACACTCACCTACTTTCACCAGTAGCACAAATACATGTGTATGAGCAGTGCCTACAGCCACCATACATGTAGGTGTGGTGAAGAAAAATGCTTTCCAACTGATACTCTTTCATTCCCACCCTAGTTTTTCTCATAACCTAGTCAGAATGTAAAGTAGCAACAAGTACATCAATTTATCTCAACAAGCATGCCCAAGATGACTCTACaggaaaaatgaacaaaaaacaTGTGCCCAATATTCAAAACACCTATCAAGAAAGAGCTTTCTGTTTGCACTTTCCATCATTTAAGTTATGGTTGTCTTGTGACAACAAACAATGTGTTTCACAACAATAGCAACAAACTGATAACGCATTGGTACTTTGACCCCTTTAATAGACTATTTGAGAATCATGAATGGCATGTGGAACAAGACATTAAAGACTAGATTTATATTCTTGGTTGTATAGTCAATTGAAGGTAAGGACTTTTACACAACCATGTTtagcaaataatttttttttggaaatggtTACCTCAACATGAGCTTCAGAGCTTATATCATTGGCATACTGAATAAGGGCAAGCTCGAGCTCCGACTTCAAAACACGGCATTCAGCCAGAATAGGATGCAAGTTTGTCAAATCCGTCTCTAACTTATCCACGCCCTAAACAGAGAtttcaaaaatgaaagaagaggaaaaaaaataaattaagtatCATTATTCTGATATAAGAATATGAAGGTATTCCATTTAAAATACATCTGAACCATGAAAATTTGTTGACAAATATAATGTTATTAGATGCATCATTGAGTTCAAGATCTACTTATTGCTAATGCACTAATGCTATCAGTAcagaaatatttgaaaaatgtattGAAACTTGAGAACTTAGTGATCCATTACTCTATGCTGAAGGCATAAACAAGTTATTTGTGAAGAGAAAGTAAGTGCGAGATGTAAGGACCTCAAACTCTGCtggttttgcatatttattGCTGTCAGTGTTAAGCCCATGTAATAGAAACAAGGGTTTTCCAGATCCTTGGAAATGGTCATGCAAAACCCCAGCAATCTCATCGGTGTAGTATACCATGCTAACCAGGTATCTTTCCTGCAAAAGAGCATAATCATGAGCTAAAATATGAACAAGGCACACTCTTAAAACTACAAATCAGTTTAATCACCTTGAAGTAGGATAACGGCTTTATCTCTCCCAACCAAACAGCATAGTCGGCAGATAACCGAGGAGCAAACAGGATAGATTCCCCAGTTGCAATGTCCTTCAGGGAAAAACGATGGCAAATTAATTCTAGAATCTGTCAATTAAATATCTTACACTAAATAGATGATTTGTACAATTACAAACACGAGCatgtatttaaaaataaaataaaaaaaaaaaaaattggaaatcaAGTCAAGATCCCTTGTGTTTTTTGCCATTTCTTAATCTAagtttcaatttgataaatttGAGACCTGAATTTAGACATATTCTAAATTTGAGACCTTTGTCAACATTTCCTTCAAATTGATAATAGACAAGTATGTGAACAGACAATTACAACCCtcaaatcaaaaaatatttaaaaaaaaaaaaaaaaaaagaaccaagaaAATACCAAACCGAAAAAGGAAGTTGTTGGGCCGGCTCATCCAGCCCAGCCATGGCTGTAGACATGGGTGGCACGCTTCAGCCAACCATTGCTTAGAGGGTGGCCACCTATGTTAAGGAGGTAGCCCTGTTAGGGATGGCAGGGGCTTGGCTGTGAGCCACCTCTGTGCTAAAGGGTTTAGGGGTGAGCACCAAATCTGACCGTGTCGGAAATGCCCTTTCTGGCTTTTGCCTCCACCTATGTAGAAGGCATAAAAAAACCTCTGACGCCACCTCCAATGAAAATAATTTCCGAGCTGACACTGACTCTGAAAGGCGGTCGGAAGTCAACTCAGAAAGTTGATGGCCTATGAAGGTAGCCATCACAGATTTAGTGGTGGCCACTATCATCAAGCGGTTAAAACTCAAGCAAGCATAAAGGGGGAAGAGAGACCCAATAGTCGTGGCCTTCTTCTTCAAGCAAATACAAATAGAGGAGGGTGGGGACAGAGACCAGCAGTCGCTGTAGCCgtggtcttcttcttcttcttcaagcaaACAGAGAAAGAGGGAGGGGGGAGATACTAGCAGCCACcatggttcttcttcttctccgcCTTCTGGCTCCTCTCTTCACTACTCTTTTTAGACCAAATGAATGCTAGCATGGCAAAAGGAGGGGGCTaatatcttctttcttctaCTGAAATAGGGgaagaatttctttttttaaaaaaaatgcatactTTTCAGCTTTTCTCACCAACACATTATGTCCTTTCCAATTAATATTTCACGCTTTACTATGCCTGCAGCTCTGCCTCACTTGAAAATCTAGGGAAAAAAAAGCTTTCTTAACGGGGCTTGTATAGTGCACTATTCCAACTAATAGAACACCTACAGGATCGATTGTATTGCTGAATGATTTCTACCGTGCTCATCAAGGTGAGTGtgtattgatatatatatagatgtacaGAAGTTTAGGATAGCTACAACTCTATCTctagatttgaatacattcctATCTAACTACAACCGCATCCTGGACCTTATCATCACAGCATGCGTTTACAAGAGATGTAATTCTAATATAACCCTAGGAACTCTAGGATCTATCTTTATCCAATCTATCTTTATCCCTTGAGTTCCATTTGTGCAGTATCTCTGGGATCCCTAGACTCACATGTAGATTGTGAGTCTTTAGGGGATACGGCAGATACGTTAATACAAACTATGCTTCCTCTTCTTTAGTAGTGTCTCAGAACCTCTGTTATGTGTTTTAAACATAAAAAGTTGGGCcgagtaaaaaattaaaaaatctaaaatactaTCTGACACCGACTTCAACTTTTGTTGGAAAACTTAAACCATAATAGGCTCAGCCTCCGCCTACCATCAGAAGCCGAAGCGTGCATGCCGAAATTGGGTCGACGGTCAGAAATGCAAAAATTTGCATAGCACTAAAGGGGGTGACCTAACCAGGGTGGTTGGGTTGTGCCACCCATGCCCACTGCCGTAGTTGCACAAGGTGAGCCCGCCTAGcaacttccttttttcttttcttttaaaaataaaaaataaaaaaatcgagTGATATAATTGTCTTTTATCAACTTGGTGGAAATGCTGATAGAGGTCTCGAATGTATAATGTACCTAAATTCGGGTCTCCAATctatcaaattgaaaattagGGTATTGAAGTCAAAATGACAAAAGACTGAAGCGCTGATTTCCCAAAAAAATGCGTAAAGCTtcaaaactaaattttaaaattttgagcaTGCTATCAACAACATATTTTTGGTGATTTCTAATtcagaaactaaataaaaatatatactatCATTGTTCCGTTAATGGCAGTGGTAATTGGATCCTTATTGTTAGTTTTACTCGGATTTCAGCAAGATTAACAGTGGAGGTAACTCCACAAGAAGGAAGTTCACAAACTAAGAGTAAACCAGAACAAAGAAACATGTTGTAGACGCAATTTACTTACTATAGCTCCATAGAATCCAGGTTCTCTGACTCCGAACAAGTAAGCAAAGTAGCTCTCCTGCCTATAAATTAAAGAACACATGGATTATCAATAGTATAATCCATTTGATGCCAAGACCATATTCAAATGAAAATTGCAACATGAAAAAATGATTCAAAGAAAAGTTCAATCAAGTAAACAATTCACGAATTTCctaaaaaacagaattaaaatgagaaatgatacacatacATCCTCTACACATTTCCATACAACTAAGTTTCAAAtccattattgaatttgtgggaccaACGTGGGTTCATAAATCTAACGGTGGATTTGAAAATATTATGTCATAAGATGTATGTATATCATTCTCAATTAAAATAttggaagaaaatgagaaagagagatcaAGTACCTGAATAGTTCGATGTGGTCAGTATCGTGGCGCGTTTGTTCCTCGCCTCCCTGAAAAccgaacaacaacaacaaaaaaaaaaattcaaaactaaattTCAAAACctcgtgtgtgtatatatgtgtgtgtatatatatatatatatatatatatagagagagagagagagagagtacctgaAGGAAGACGAAGCCGTGGAGAGGACGAGAGGACTCGGTGAGGTGGTGGCGGAGAGACTTGAGGAGCTTTTGTCGGTTGGCGACGTATAGCTCCATTGGCACATGGGGAGGAGAGGGCGATGACGAAGCCATGGAGACGGCTTCAATCGACTCCGAGACTGATGTTGATCCTCTTTCCCTATTCAATCGCCCTTTCTTCAATCGCAAAAGCTAAAATATAATTTCCAACTTATCGTCGGAGGAGGAAGCGTCAAATAGAATGTCTCATAAAGTTCCCAAAGATCATTCGTAGCTACACTGCGAATAACGAATAGTAGAGAAATTCGGGTTCATGTCGATGAAAATTACAGGAGAAACTATTGTATTTAGGGTAAATTATATTTTGTGCCCAAACTATATTTTAACTTATTTGTACTTATACCCTTCTAAACCTATTAAATcatgaaacaatatttaaatcaaGGGAAGTAAAAGTAGTtcctttaatattatttaaatataaaaaaatttatctttcaTCTTTGAtttctctaacatttatttaaaataatatttaaataattttttttttctctttttcttactatttaatttaaataatatttaaatagtataagaggatataaaaaaaaatactacatattaaaaatgtgatatgttaacaacaaaaattaaatatatttttatttaattcttacaCGTACCAGTGGGGTTTGACCCACCCATAGACATAAAGAGATTTTCCCGCATGGAATGTAAGCGGGGGATTATTTGCATGATGTGGAAAATAGCTCTTCAGTTCAGTCATGGGTTTTTGTGGATTTAAATTATTCATTTCAAATCTTCTAATCAATTGATGAGGAATCATTTGTCTTTTCAGACAATTCTACCCAACcttgaacaaatttttttaaattcttccAGATTATGAAAATGGTACGTCTAGCTCGTTTTTTTTGCAGCTATGAATCGGATGCTAGCAATGACGGATTTACGGGTAGCTGGTATaggccatggcccccctcaattccaagaaaaagaaaaaattaagtaaaaataaaaaattagcttATTGGCTCctactaacaaatttttttaacccCTTGCTCCGATCCATACGAGTTTCGGGCTTCATCCTTGGATGCTAGTGGGTTTcttttatgagaaatgactaatttttttttcccatcccGAGTATATTTTCTATACATATCTGTACAactttttttagaaaactaaTCGTTGATTTTGTATGACCCATGTGAGttttataaattcaatagttaatttacaacaaaaaaaaaaaaaaaaaaactggacaACGCTTAATTAAGTTCGATAGTTAATTCAATAGTTTTATaaattaagttttataaaaaagattcCTTAATTAAGCCCAACGTAAGCTTAATTAAGTTCGATGATTGGGATTTGGGACCAACGCTGAGCGTGCGTGGGAGCCTGGTTGGCGAGGAGCTGGGTTATgcataataaattaataataataataattaaaggtCAATATATAAGAAAGTGAAATAATTGGATAAAGaaacagaagaattcaagtagacaagacaaataaaaatcatggtCTCTTTTATAATATTATGGGTAAGCAATCCCATCTCTGAGCCTGTGTGAACGTTCTTGGATCACAATTTAGGGAGTGCAAGaagctattttaattattaattataaaaccAATTCAACCAAtaatgaaaatgtttttttttatttaacgaGAGAGCACATGGCTTTGAgatagagatatatatatatatagagataaaTATATCAgctttaaacttttgggataagtggtgatttaacacagTGTGACGTTCCACATCGTCTTGGTATGGGAATAAGGATGTGTTtgtatgtatattcgcacccttattgatacaacgcgttttaaatGCCTGATGAacccatcagaactccgtagttaagcATGTTTATGTGAGAGTAGTACCTAGATGGATGACCTCTTGAAAAGGCTTAAGATTTTGTGAGTTATCGTATACATATTCTTGAACTTATACCTGTCTATATTCTTTTATGGTAGATTTGATTTAAGGTGGAAAATTGGTGCAAAAATTGTACCAATTCACTGTGACAGCTCAAACAATTTTCAGATTACTCCAGAAGCCGCCTACAACAGTGCAGAAGCCATGAACATCAAAGTGAGAGGGGTGCTAATCACAAACCCTTCCAACCCATTAGGCACAACAATCCAACGATCAGTTCTTGAAGAGATTCTCAACTTTGTCACTCGCAAGAACATCCATCTTATCTCCGACGAAATCTACTCCGAATCTGTTTTCTCGCCGACCGAGTTCATAAGTGTCGCAGAAATCCTTGAAGCCCGAAAATTTAAGGATTCAGAAAGAGTTCACATTGTCTACAGTCTATCAAAAGATCTCGGCCTCCCGGGTTTTAGAGTTGGCACATTATTCTCGTACAACGACAAGGTTGTGACAACAGCGAGGAGGATGTCTAGCGTCACCTTAATTTCTTCGCAAACACAGCATTTGTTGGCTTCCATGTTGTCTAACAAGGCATTCACAGAGAATTACATCAAGATAAACGGAGAGAGATTAAGGAAGAGGTATGAAATGATCATTGAAGGGCTTAGGAGTTCTGGTATTGAGTGTTTGAAAGGAAATGCAGGGTTGTTTTGCTGGATGAATTTAAGCTCATTGTTGGATAAGCCAACAAGAGAAGGTAAATTGGCTATTTGGGACTCCATGCTTCATGAAGTGAAGCTAAATATATCTCCAGGCTCTTCTTGCCATTGCTCTGAACCAGGTTGGTTCAGGGTGTGTTTTGCTAACATGAGTGAGCTCACACTACAAGTTGCATGATGTGGAAAATAGTTCCTCAGTTCAGTCATGGGTTTTTGTAGATCGACTTTCAAAGTGGGAAATggatttaaattcttcatttcaaatCTTCTAATCAATTGATGAGGAATCATTTGTCTTTTTAGACCATTTTAGCCAACTTTGAACACCTTTTTTTAATTCTTCCGGATTACGAAAATGGCTCGTCTAGCTCGTATTCTTTTTAGCTATGAATCGGATGCTAGCAGTGACGGAT
The Alnus glutinosa chromosome 14, dhAlnGlut1.1, whole genome shotgun sequence genome window above contains:
- the LOC133856466 gene encoding uncharacterized protein LOC133856466; its protein translation is MASSSPSPPHVPMELYVANRQKLLKSLRHHLTESSRPLHGFVFLQGGEEQTRHDTDHIELFRQESYFAYLFGVREPGFYGAIDIATGESILFAPRLSADYAVWLGEIKPLSYFKERYLVSMVYYTDEIAGVLHDHFQGSGKPLFLLHGLNTDSNKYAKPAEFEGVDKLETDLTNLHPILAECRVLKSELELALIQYANDISSEAHVEVMRKTRVGMKEYQLESIFLHHTYMYGGCRHCSYTCICATGESSAVLHYGHAAAPNERTLEDGDMALLDMGAEYHFYGSDITCSFPVNGKFTGDQSLIYNAVLEAHNAVISSMKPGVNWVDMHILAEKVILESLKKGSIIVGNVDDMMAERLGAVFMPHGLGHFLGIDTHDPGGYLKGMERQKEPGLRALRTIRELQEGMVITVEPGCYFIDALLLPAMESSNTARFFNHEVIGRFKGFGGVRIESDVHVTAGGCKNMTKCPREISEIEAVMAGAPWPIDKTSIYLENGREQV
- the LOC133857468 gene encoding 1-aminocyclopropane-1-carboxylate synthase 7-like; protein product: MTDLRVAVIVYIFLNLYLSIFFYGRFDLRWKIGAKIVPIHCDSSNNFQITPEAAYNSAEAMNIKVRGVLITNPSNPLGTTIQRSVLEEILNFVTRKNIHLISDEIYSESVFSPTEFISVAEILEARKFKDSERVHIVYSLSKDLGLPGFRVGTLFSYNDKVVTTARRMSSVTLISSQTQHLLASMLSNKAFTENYIKINGERLRKRYEMIIEGLRSSGIECLKGNAGLFCWMNLSSLLDKPTREGKLAIWDSMLHEVKLNISPGSSCHCSEPGWFRVCFANMSELTLQVA